The genomic stretch GAGGAGCCCCATGGGCGAGAGCACACGATGGAGACGCCGAAGCGCGCGTGCTTCGCGAGCCTGCGTGGAGTGGGACGCGAGCGCGACCCGGCGGACCGCGAAGGGCGAAGCGAGCCCGGCGTCGCGATAGACGTCTGGGTTCGTGTACTCTTGTCGGCTCGCCGACACGAACGCCCGCAGGTACGTGCGCACGCGCTCGAGTTCGCGCGGGTCGGACGCGCTCTGCGCCTCGTCCACCAGCTCACGGACGATGATGCGTCCAAAGGCGAGATGTCGGACCTCGTCCTCATGGTGCCGGCGGTTGATCTCTCGAACCAACGGTTCCACCCGCGGGTCGGCCGCGTTCACACGGTTGTAGTAGTCCACGCGCTCCTCGAACACGAGGATGCCCGCAAAGAAACAGAGGGCCTCCTCACGCGGGCTCTGCTCGCGCGGCATGGGCACGTAGCGGCTCTCGTAGAACCCTCCGTGGTACCGCTCACAGAATCGGGAGAACGTCGCCATGTGCTCGATCTCCTCCTCGAGCATGTGGTGCAGGTACGCGTGGCGGAGCGGATCCGCCTCGCGATGCAGGTACCGGAGAATGCCCTCGGCGAGCAGCCTCTCTCCGTGGATGTTCAGGCTGAAGAAGTTGATCGCTTCGTGCCGCGCGAGCGCTTGCTGCTGGTCGAGGGGCATCGACTGGAAGACTTCCGTCCCCGCCAGCGACACGAGGTCGGGAGAGGTCCACCAGAGACCCCCGCTGAGCCGTTCAGGCCACTCGAGGGCAGACGTGGTTCGCGCTGCGGCGCCTCGCGAACGAAGAGCGAGCACGCGGAGCACCTGATCTCTTCTGTCTTTCCGCATGGGGTCTCCTCAGACGTAGTAGCGCGCGTAGATTCGCCCGAGCGTCCGAACGCTCTCGGGCTCGAAGCGCTCGCCGAGCACACGCTCCCCGGTCTGCTCTTCGATGAGCATCATCAGCTCCACGAGCGCGAAGGAGTCCACGATGCCGGCCGCGACGATGTCCGTGTCGTCATCGAAGGTCACCCTGGCGAGCTCCGGCTTCCGGGCCGTGAGCCAGGCCCGAAGCGTGTCGATGGACGCACGCCGGTGTTCGAGAGCGGTTGTCATGGCACTTCCTTGTTGACGGTGGCCACACAGAATCGCGCGTTGATGAACGCGCGGTCCCGGAGTCCCAGTGCCTCCGAGCGCGCTTCGTCCGGAAGGATGGTGGCCCGCACGGAAGGCGGGAACGGGCGGGCGGCGAGCAGCGCTCGTGAGGTGATCACCGCGCCCGGACGAGCCACGCGCGCCACCTCTTCGAAGAGCACACGGCGCTCGTCATCGCTCATCCACTCGTCGATGTTCGACAGATAGAGCTTGTCCACGCTGCTAGCCTCGAGCGTGGCCAGAAATTCGAGCATGCCGGAGTGAACGAGACGCACGCAGTCGCCGTATGCGCGCACGGCCAAAACACCGGGCATGGCCAGGTAGGGCGGCCGTCCCGAGGCGCCCGTTGGAAACACGCCGAGCAGCATGCGTGAGAGGAAATAGTTGTCGCGACCGGACTGTTCACGCAGACAACGCTCGGCACGAGCGTGAAGCGCCGCCCCCACGTCCACACCCGCAACGTGTGTGTAGAACTCGCCGCCGAGCGCTCGCTCGAGTACCCGCCTGTGGAGCCCGCGAAACACCAAGCGATAGCGTCGGGTGTTCCACGATGCGTCGTAGAAGCGAGCGCGAGCCTCCCGGTCCTCCTCGAGGAGCAGCCGCTCCATGCGCGCCCTCGGATGCACGAAGGCCCGCAGGAGGCGGCCGAGCAACGCGATGAAGCGCTCCGCGCGACCCTCGCCGAGGACGCCTCGCTCGATCATCCCGAGCCGCGCATCCCAGTAGCGCGCGTCGTCTTCGCGGAGCCGCGCACGAACCTCGGGCCACGACTCACCCCGCGCGAAGGATGCGGACGGGTCGAGGAACTCGAGCGCACGCTCGCCGAGCGCACACACCGCCGCCTGCTTGAGCGCGACGACACGCAGCTGTGCCTCGCTACGGTCTACTACGAAGAGCGTCTTGGGTGCAGACGCGAGCAGCGAGAGTGCGGTGCAGCCTCCGCCTGCCGTGGCAACGACCACGTCGGTCGGACGGATGGCGAGCGCCTCCATCTCCAGCAGAGGGTCTTCCCAGTTCTGGGCGTAGACGAGCCTGTCCAGCGGAGCGCTCATGCGGACACCTCGAAGCGAGCGCGGACGGCGTGATCGACGAGCGTGGGCAGGAAGTCTTGGGCGTGCTGGAGCGAGAGGCCAGAACCTTCGAGCGCTCGGTCGAGTCGGGCCGTGCTGAAGCGCTTCGGCGCCGAGAGGTGCCGCGTGAACGTCTGCAAGTTCTCGAGCACCGAACGCAGCCGCGGATTCCCGACCTGCTCGATCGTGTCCACGAAGTCGCGGAAGACCTCGGGCGTCACCACCACCGGCGCCGGATAACCGTGCGCACGAAACGCTGGGTCGAGCGCGGCGAAGCGCGCCATCACGAGCGGCATGATCGCACCGAGCGGGAGCGAGCGGTGAGGCCCTGCGCACACGTGGAACGTCTCACCCGCTCGAAAGCCGTCGCGCATGAGCCAGGTGATCGCGTCCGCGGCGAAGTCCACGGGAACGAAGTCCACAGGCTGCGAAGGGTCCCCCGGTAGCATCGCGAGCAGCCCGTGCTGCGCGAGCTTGAAGACCCGGTAGGGACCGTCGAACGTACCGATGACACCGTCAGTCTGTCGCCCGACGACGATCCCGAGCCGCAGGATGCTCACGGGCAGCGAGCGCGAGGCGTCGCGAACGAGCGCTTCGGCGAACGCCTTGCTCCGCTCGTACTCGGTGAAGAACGGACCCTCGACACCGCACGCGTCCTCGGCGATCTCCCCGGTCCGCCCACCGGCGACGAACGCAGTGCCCAGGTAGCCGAAGCGCGGGTTGTGGACGCAGAGGCGCGCGAGCTCGAGCACGTGTGCCGTGCCCTTCACGTTGACCCGCCCGGCGTCCTCGCGGCTCTGCCGAAACCCGGTGTCCGCCGCCGCGTGCAGTATCATCGTGACGTCCCGCGTGAGCTGGGCGTACGTGCCCTCGTCGA from Sandaracinaceae bacterium encodes the following:
- a CDS encoding diiron oxygenase; this translates as MRKDRRDQVLRVLALRSRGAAARTTSALEWPERLSGGLWWTSPDLVSLAGTEVFQSMPLDQQQALARHEAINFFSLNIHGERLLAEGILRYLHREADPLRHAYLHHMLEEEIEHMATFSRFCERYHGGFYESRYVPMPREQSPREEALCFFAGILVFEERVDYYNRVNAADPRVEPLVREINRRHHEDEVRHLAFGRIIVRELVDEAQSASDPRELERVRTYLRAFVSASRQEYTNPDVYRDAGLASPFAVRRVALASHSTQAREARALRRLHRVLSPMGLLDAGELHV
- a CDS encoding SDR family oxidoreductase, which translates into the protein METIFITGSHGIVGRELVRSVARACTGRARIVLLLRGDALEVRAKLMRVRSHVGDARCEINAVPGDVTSPRLGIDEGTYAQLTRDVTMILHAAADTGFRQSREDAGRVNVKGTAHVLELARLCVHNPRFGYLGTAFVAGGRTGEIAEDACGVEGPFFTEYERSKAFAEALVRDASRSLPVSILRLGIVVGRQTDGVIGTFDGPYRVFKLAQHGLLAMLPGDPSQPVDFVPVDFAADAITWLMRDGFRAGETFHVCAGPHRSLPLGAIMPLVMARFAALDPAFRAHGYPAPVVVTPEVFRDFVDTIEQVGNPRLRSVLENLQTFTRHLSAPKRFSTARLDRALEGSGLSLQHAQDFLPTLVDHAVRARFEVSA
- a CDS encoding DUF3419 family protein, giving the protein MSAPLDRLVYAQNWEDPLLEMEALAIRPTDVVVATAGGGCTALSLLASAPKTLFVVDRSEAQLRVVALKQAAVCALGERALEFLDPSASFARGESWPEVRARLREDDARYWDARLGMIERGVLGEGRAERFIALLGRLLRAFVHPRARMERLLLEEDREARARFYDASWNTRRYRLVFRGLHRRVLERALGGEFYTHVAGVDVGAALHARAERCLREQSGRDNYFLSRMLLGVFPTGASGRPPYLAMPGVLAVRAYGDCVRLVHSGMLEFLATLEASSVDKLYLSNIDEWMSDDERRVLFEEVARVARPGAVITSRALLAARPFPPSVRATILPDEARSEALGLRDRAFINARFCVATVNKEVP